Proteins encoded together in one Coffea arabica cultivar ET-39 chromosome 2c, Coffea Arabica ET-39 HiFi, whole genome shotgun sequence window:
- the LOC140035318 gene encoding uncharacterized protein, with protein sequence MCELTPTLEELEGLLQMPGKGSPMVYPSGGTREQFCRFLGLRSNSLDQHPDARSCPLRFLYDRFGERASFEHHQIDFFITRGQWEEKRMQAFGLVLINLLLFPQRHGKVTFATINMIQSLFLGIRGTTPTLIPVVMADIFSALTNCQRKGGFFYASNLILQMWIMEHLVKRLPNLLGSCLPVENWIDSHRERVGRYYCVMSSSPFIEEFNNLTPEKVQWVLDWTKVRDPAFRTTQHDFIPLDGVNGLVAYIPQRVMRQFGYPQSIPMVQGVEDLRLGTVTESRNMVLEAWGNLRGLENLQLEMVNKMAPAVMPGYNEWIKQKVEHDRARQHSASASPEERMERLRKELKESQAQLMMANRVLEDTQVQLRREKKKNEKLEEAIDAFDRIREGARKLSLGSSRESQSTSLSRHRDFVNMVTKTIDEIVKKN encoded by the coding sequence ATGTGCGAACTCACTCCAACCCTAGAAGAGTTAGAGGGATTATTGCAAATGCCGGGAAAGGGCAGTCCTATGGTATATCCGAGCGGAGGAACCAGAGAGCAGTTTTGCCGATTTTTAGGATTAAGGAGCAATAGTTTAGACCAACACCCCGATGCTAGATCTTGTCCACTGAGGTTTCTATATGACCGATTTGGGGAAAGAGCATCTTTTGAGCACCATCAGATTGATTTCTTCATAACAAGGGGGCAATGGGAAGAGAAACGTATGCAAgcttttggtttggttttgattAACTTATTGCTATTCCCTCAAAGGcatggaaaggtgacatttgcaACCATCAACATGATTCAAAGCCTTTTTCTAGGAATTCGTGGGACAACACCAACTTTGATACCCGTTGTCATGGCAGACATTTTCTCAGCTCTTACCAATTGCCAAAGGAAAGGGGGGTTCTTCTATGCTTCGAATCTGATACTCCAAATGTGGATCATGGAACATTTGGTGAAGAGATTACCAAACCTGTTGGGTTCTTGCCTTCCAGTTGAGAATTGGATTGATTCGCATCGAGAGAGAGTCGGCCGCTATTACTGCGTGATGTCGTCAAGCCCGTTTATCGAAGAGTTCAACAATTTGACACCAGAAAAGGTGCAGTGGGTTTTAGATTGGACCAAAGTTAGGGACCCAGCTTTTAGGACCACTCAACATGATTTCATCCCTTTAGATGGAGTCAATGGTCTAGTAGCCTATATTCCGCAAAGGGTTATGAGACAGTTTGGCTACCCGCAAAGTATTCCTATGGTACAAGGGGTTGAAGATCTCAGATTGGGTACGGTAACCGAGAGTCGAAACATGGTATTAGAGGCTTGGGGAAATCTGCGAGGACTTGAGAATTTGCAGTTGGAAATGGTAAACAAAATGGCACCTGCGGTTATGCCTGGGTACAACGAGTGGATCAAGCAAAAGGTGGAACATGATAGGGCAAGGCAACATTCAGCATCAGCCAGTCCCGAAGAACGGATGGAGAGGCTAAGGAAAGAATTAAAGGAATCTCAAGCCCAGCTTATGATGGCCAACAGAGTTCTAGAAGATACCCAAGTGCAGCTGaggagggagaagaagaagaatgagaaGCTAGAGGAAGCCATAGACGCCTTTGATAGAATTAGGGAAGGAGCTCGTAAGCTCAGTTTAGGGAGCTCTAGAGAATCACAAAGTACAAGTCTCTCGAGACATAGGGATTTTGTAAACATGGTTACTAAGACCATTGACGAGATTGTAAAGAAAAATTGA